The following are encoded together in the Cucurbita pepo subsp. pepo cultivar mu-cu-16 unplaced genomic scaffold, ASM280686v2 Cp4.1_scaffold000672, whole genome shotgun sequence genome:
- the LOC111785723 gene encoding uncharacterized protein LOC111785723 isoform X2, which yields MQGSRVKKLSEMGFREQTALSRPAFRARDSSPDSVIYALESSFSLFSSASASVERCSFASEAHDRDSLISEISLHLAGHDEDPEQNKPALSNKHSRLYTNGEKAKDESNVDLDDENRTVDSARNSFSLALKECQDHRSRSKAQSSKLDEKKPASLDLNNANTASSPRLTAVKKNVVVTTHKTATFPSPGTPSYRHNSFSMPKGWSSERVPLQNNGGRKHTNNPALLTLNSGRTLPSKWEDAERWIFSPISGDGVVKTSAQRPQQRPKSKSGPLGPPGTAYYSMYSPAAPAYEGGTFRNFITESPFSAGVVSTNGLAVHSGGHEGSFHGQTEPSMARSVSVHGCSEMSGQLSSTTGLQEGSRENLATVKNSGTDVSRVVSRRDVATQMSPEDSMHSSPRTKSSITASTSSAMHMFELGAVTSSKLDIRDVQVDNQVATTRWSKKHKGSFPRKDSLDYKRKNDADVASRCPDLDIPIMGKSISKVKREEAKIAAWENLQKAKADAAIRKLEMKLEKKRASSMHKIMNKLKSAQKKAQEMRNSVMGNQSLQDNRTSSFKSLSFNGSRHMSSLSGCFTCHAF from the exons ATGCAGGGAAGTAGAGTGAAGAAGTTGTCGGAGATGGGGTTTCGAGAACAAACGGCGTTGTCGAGACCAGCTTTCAGAGCTCGGGATTCCAGTCCTGATTCTGTCATTTATGCGCTCGAATCCAGTTTTAGTCTCTTCTCCTCTGCTTCTGCTAGTGTTGAGCGATGTTCTTTTGCATCGGAGGCCCACGACCGCGATTCCCTTATCTCTGAAATCTCTCTT CATTTGGCAGGGCATGATGAAGATCCAGAACAAAACAAGCCTGCACTAAGCAACAAGCACAGTCGTCTCTATACAAATGGAGAAAAAGCGAAAG ATGAAAGCAATGTCGACTTAGACGACGAGAATCGAACGGTCGATTCAGCGAGGAATTCGTTTTCTCTTGCTCTTAAAG AGTGTCAAGATCATAGATCCAGATCTAAAGCTCAATCCAGTAAGCTGGATGAAAAGAAACCTGCTTCGTTGGATCTAAACAACGCTAATACAGCTTCCTCACCTCGTTTAACGGCTGTCAAGAAGAACGTTGTAGTAACGACGCATAAGACTGCAACATTTCCAAGCCCTGGGACGCCGAGTTATCGGCACAATAGCTTTAGTATGCCAAAAGGGTGGAGTTCAGAGCGAGTGCCATTGCAGAACAATGGTGGCCGGAAACATACTAATAACCCTGCATTGCTGACTCTCAACAGCGGTAGAACGTTGCCATCGAAGTGGGAAGATGCTGAAAGGTGGATCTTTAGTCCTATATCCGGTGATGGGGTTGTGAAGACTTCGGCTCAACGTCCTCAACAGCGTCCGAAGTCGAAGAGTGGTCCGCTTGGCCCTCCTGGTACTGCATACTATTCGATGTATTCACCTGCTGCTCCTGCCTATGAAGGAGGGACTTTTAGGAACTTCATTACAGAATCCCCATTTTCAGCTGGAGTTGTATCAACGAATGGTTTGGCTGTTCATTCTGGTGGACATGAAGGGTCCTTTCATGGACAAACAGAGCCCTCCATGGCACGCTCGGTTAGCGTTCATGGCTGCTCTGAAATGTCGGGTCAATTGTCATCAACAACAGGTTTGCAAGAAG GATCGAGAGAAAACTTGGCTACAGTCAAGAACTCGGGGACAGACGTTTCTCGTGTTGTTTCAAGAAGGGATGTGGCTACACAAATGAGCCCGGAGGATAGCATGCATTCATCTCCAAGGACGAAGTCGTCAATCACTGCCTCCACTTCATCGGCTATGCATATGTTTGAGCTGGGAGCTGTTACTTCTTCTAAGTTGGATATCAGGGACGTGCAAGTCGATAATCAGGTCGCCACGACAAGATGGTCGAAGAAACATAAGGGGTCATTTCCTCGGAAAGATTCTCTCGACTACAAGAGGAAGAACGATGCGGATGTGGCTTCTCGTTGTCCGGATTTAGACATTCCTATCATGGGAAAAAGTATTTCAAA GGTTAAGCGCGAGGAAGCGAAAATAGCAGCATGGGAGAATCTACAGAAAGCGAAGGCCGATGCAGCTATACGAAAGCTAGAG ATGAAGCTGGAGAAGAAGCGAGCGAGCTCGATGCATAAGATCATGAATAAACTGAAATCTGCTCAGAAGAAAGCCCAAGAAATGAGGAACTCAGTGATGGGAAACCAGTCCCTCCAAGATAACAGGACATCTTCTTTCAAGTCTTTATCTTTTAATGGAAGCCGTCATATGAGCTCCCTAAGTGGTTGTTTCACCTGCCATGCTTTTTAG
- the LOC111785723 gene encoding uncharacterized protein LOC111785723 isoform X1, giving the protein MQGSRVKKLSEMGFREQTALSRPAFRARDSSPDSVIYALESSFSLFSSASASVERCSFASEAHDRDSLISEISLHLAGHDEDPEQNKPALSNKHSRLYTNGEKAKVHKDESNVDLDDENRTVDSARNSFSLALKECQDHRSRSKAQSSKLDEKKPASLDLNNANTASSPRLTAVKKNVVVTTHKTATFPSPGTPSYRHNSFSMPKGWSSERVPLQNNGGRKHTNNPALLTLNSGRTLPSKWEDAERWIFSPISGDGVVKTSAQRPQQRPKSKSGPLGPPGTAYYSMYSPAAPAYEGGTFRNFITESPFSAGVVSTNGLAVHSGGHEGSFHGQTEPSMARSVSVHGCSEMSGQLSSTTGLQEGSRENLATVKNSGTDVSRVVSRRDVATQMSPEDSMHSSPRTKSSITASTSSAMHMFELGAVTSSKLDIRDVQVDNQVATTRWSKKHKGSFPRKDSLDYKRKNDADVASRCPDLDIPIMGKSISKVKREEAKIAAWENLQKAKADAAIRKLEMKLEKKRASSMHKIMNKLKSAQKKAQEMRNSVMGNQSLQDNRTSSFKSLSFNGSRHMSSLSGCFTCHAF; this is encoded by the exons ATGCAGGGAAGTAGAGTGAAGAAGTTGTCGGAGATGGGGTTTCGAGAACAAACGGCGTTGTCGAGACCAGCTTTCAGAGCTCGGGATTCCAGTCCTGATTCTGTCATTTATGCGCTCGAATCCAGTTTTAGTCTCTTCTCCTCTGCTTCTGCTAGTGTTGAGCGATGTTCTTTTGCATCGGAGGCCCACGACCGCGATTCCCTTATCTCTGAAATCTCTCTT CATTTGGCAGGGCATGATGAAGATCCAGAACAAAACAAGCCTGCACTAAGCAACAAGCACAGTCGTCTCTATACAAATGGAGAAAAAGCGAAAG TTCATAAAGATGAAAGCAATGTCGACTTAGACGACGAGAATCGAACGGTCGATTCAGCGAGGAATTCGTTTTCTCTTGCTCTTAAAG AGTGTCAAGATCATAGATCCAGATCTAAAGCTCAATCCAGTAAGCTGGATGAAAAGAAACCTGCTTCGTTGGATCTAAACAACGCTAATACAGCTTCCTCACCTCGTTTAACGGCTGTCAAGAAGAACGTTGTAGTAACGACGCATAAGACTGCAACATTTCCAAGCCCTGGGACGCCGAGTTATCGGCACAATAGCTTTAGTATGCCAAAAGGGTGGAGTTCAGAGCGAGTGCCATTGCAGAACAATGGTGGCCGGAAACATACTAATAACCCTGCATTGCTGACTCTCAACAGCGGTAGAACGTTGCCATCGAAGTGGGAAGATGCTGAAAGGTGGATCTTTAGTCCTATATCCGGTGATGGGGTTGTGAAGACTTCGGCTCAACGTCCTCAACAGCGTCCGAAGTCGAAGAGTGGTCCGCTTGGCCCTCCTGGTACTGCATACTATTCGATGTATTCACCTGCTGCTCCTGCCTATGAAGGAGGGACTTTTAGGAACTTCATTACAGAATCCCCATTTTCAGCTGGAGTTGTATCAACGAATGGTTTGGCTGTTCATTCTGGTGGACATGAAGGGTCCTTTCATGGACAAACAGAGCCCTCCATGGCACGCTCGGTTAGCGTTCATGGCTGCTCTGAAATGTCGGGTCAATTGTCATCAACAACAGGTTTGCAAGAAG GATCGAGAGAAAACTTGGCTACAGTCAAGAACTCGGGGACAGACGTTTCTCGTGTTGTTTCAAGAAGGGATGTGGCTACACAAATGAGCCCGGAGGATAGCATGCATTCATCTCCAAGGACGAAGTCGTCAATCACTGCCTCCACTTCATCGGCTATGCATATGTTTGAGCTGGGAGCTGTTACTTCTTCTAAGTTGGATATCAGGGACGTGCAAGTCGATAATCAGGTCGCCACGACAAGATGGTCGAAGAAACATAAGGGGTCATTTCCTCGGAAAGATTCTCTCGACTACAAGAGGAAGAACGATGCGGATGTGGCTTCTCGTTGTCCGGATTTAGACATTCCTATCATGGGAAAAAGTATTTCAAA GGTTAAGCGCGAGGAAGCGAAAATAGCAGCATGGGAGAATCTACAGAAAGCGAAGGCCGATGCAGCTATACGAAAGCTAGAG ATGAAGCTGGAGAAGAAGCGAGCGAGCTCGATGCATAAGATCATGAATAAACTGAAATCTGCTCAGAAGAAAGCCCAAGAAATGAGGAACTCAGTGATGGGAAACCAGTCCCTCCAAGATAACAGGACATCTTCTTTCAAGTCTTTATCTTTTAATGGAAGCCGTCATATGAGCTCCCTAAGTGGTTGTTTCACCTGCCATGCTTTTTAG